In Platichthys flesus chromosome 20, fPlaFle2.1, whole genome shotgun sequence, a single genomic region encodes these proteins:
- the psmd11b gene encoding 26S proteasome non-ATPase regulatory subunit 11B, which produces MAAAAVVEFQRAQSLVSTDRDASIDILHSIVRRDIQENDEEAVRVKEQSILELGSLLAKTGQAAELGGLLKFVRPFLISISKAKAAKLVRSLLDLFLDMEAATGQEVDLCLECIDWAKAEKRTFLRQALETRLIALYFDTKRFQEALALGTQLLGELKKMDDKALLVEVQLLESKTYHALSNLPKARAALTSARTTANAIYCPPKLQAALDMQSGIIHAAEEKDWKTAYSYFFEAFEGYDSVDHPRAVTALKYMLLCKIVLNAPEEVPSLISGKLGLRHTGRQTDALKSVAQASKNRSLADFETAQTEYKAELRDDPIINTHMATLYDNLLEQNLIRVIEPFSRVQIGHISGLIKLSNGEVERKLSQMILDKKFHGILDQGEGVLIIFDEPPVDKTYGAALETIQNMSKVVDSLYNKAKKLT; this is translated from the exons ATGGCGGCTGCAGCAGTGGTCGAGTTCCAGAGAGCCCAGTCCCTCGTTAGCACGGACCGCGACGCCTCCATCGACATCCTCCACTCCATAG TGAGGAGAGATATTCAAGAGAACGATGAGGAAGCTGTCAGGGTTAAAGAACAGAGCATCCTGGAGCTGGGGTCACTCCTGGCCAAGACGGGACAGGCTGCAG AACTGGGGGGTCTGCTGAAATTCGTGAGGCCCTTCCTGATTTCCATCAGCAAGGCCAAAGCGGCCAAGCTGGTCCGCTCTCTGCTCGACCTCTTCCTCGACATGGAGGCAGCGACAGGGCAGGAGGTGGACCTGTGTCTTGAATGCATTGACTGGGCCAAGGCCGAGAAGAGGACCTTCCTACGACAGGCCCTGGAG ACTCGGCTCATCGCACTGTATTTTGACACCAAAAGATTCCAGGAGGCCTTGGCACTGG GTACCCAGTTGCTCGGGGAGCtgaaaaagatggatgacaaagCTCTCCTGGTGGAGGTTCAGCTGCTGGAAAGTAAGACGTACCACGCCCTAAGTAACCTGCCCAAGGCCCGTGCCGCCCTCACCTCAGCCAGGACCACCGCCAACGCCATCTACTGTCCTCCGAAGCTCCAGGCAGCGCTGGACATGCAGTCAG GAATCATCCACGCGGCCGAGGAGAAGGACTGGAAGACGGCCTACTCCTACTTCTTTGAGGCCTTCGAGGGCTACGACTCCGTGGACCACCCCAGAGCCGTCACAGCTCTCAAATACATGCTGCTGTGCAAAATCGTTCTGAATGC acCAGAGGAGGTACCGTCCCTGATCAGTGGTAAACTGGGCCTGCGACACACCGGCCGACAG ACAGATGCACTGAAAAGTGTCGCCCAGGCCAGTAAGAACAGATCATTAGCAGACTTTGAAACG GCCCAAACAGAGTATAAAGCAGAACTGAGGGACGACCCGATCATCAACACTCACATGGCCACACTGTACGACAACCTGCTGGAACAGAACCTCATCCGAGTCATTGAGCCCTTCTCTAGAGTACAG ATAGGACACATATCAGGTCTAATCAAACTGTCAAAC GGGGAAGTTGAGAGGAAATTATCACAAATGATTCTGGACAAAAAGTTTCACG GAATTCTGGACCAAGGCGAAGGCGTCTTGATCATATTCGACGAGCCTCCGGTGGACAAGACGTACGGAGCCGCTTTGGAAACGATTCAGAACATGAGCAAAGTCGTGGATTCACTTTACAACAAAGCCAAGAAGCTGACAtag